A stretch of the Engraulis encrasicolus isolate BLACKSEA-1 chromosome 19, IST_EnEncr_1.0, whole genome shotgun sequence genome encodes the following:
- the bub1bb gene encoding mitotic checkpoint serine/threonine-protein kinase BUB1 beta → MAEAEVEWELCKENIQPLRRGRDISALTEALSMKQEGSSTIAQRQQAFESELRMYDGDDPLDVWDRYIKWTEQTFPQGGKESKYSVLLEEAVMKFTEEKKYYNDVRYVDLWVKFANTCPEPLGIYRYMYAQGIGLMLSVFYIAWSEEYEKRGNFRRADSTFQDGLKVGAEPRDRLKQFHKALQARVTRHVLSGAGQEESDGDDAEAEDPNRKTLMELKAIGEGRKAVAPISRGGTLTHNQPRGLQVKGPMAPVRNTRLMVFDENKGVAEPQDPRMESWMAPPSARPKENEQKPDKWTKAKLPKTTRAGLPVVVPAPAKPTFQPFVEECDQTPAVTPCKINPSVNCVLSARKPHREETPLKRLQDRQAQQAQQQAGAEATGTDGKPREQFMYCKELLFNGATEFCFEELRAERYYQKMAKRSAATEANSSRDGEGASAWSAGACADLPCGDVS, encoded by the exons ATGGCAGAGGCCGAGGTGGAATGGGAGCTCTGCAAGGAGAATATCCAGCCCCTGAGACGAGGCAGGGACATCTCCGCCCTCACGGAGGCCCTGAGCATGAAGCAGGAGGGGAGCTCCACCATCGCACAACGCCAACA GGCATTTGAATCTGAGCTGCGGATGTATGACGGAGATGATCCACTGGATGTCTGGGACAG GTATATAAAGTGGACAGAACAGACATTTCCtcaaggagggaaggagagcaaGTACTCTGTGCTTCTGGAGGAAGCAGTGATGAAGTTTACAGAGGAGAAGAAATACTACAATGACGTCCGCTATGTTGACCTTTGGGTCAAGTTT GCGAATACGTGTCCAGAGCCTCTGGGTATATACCGTTACATGTATGCCCAAGGGATTGGGCTGATGCTGTCGGTCTTCTACATCGCCTGGTCTGAAGAGTACGAGAAGAGGGGCAACTTCCGTAGGGCTGACAGCACATTTCAGGATGGGCTGAAAGTTGGTGCAGAACCACGTGACCGACTGAAACAATTCCACAA GGCACTGCAGGCCCGCGTGACCCGTCATGTGTTGTCAGGAGCGGGTCAAGAGGAGAGTGACGGTGACGACGCGGAGGCTGAGGACCCGAACAGGAAGACCCTGATGGAGCTGAAGGCCATCGGGGAGGGTAGAAAGGCAGTGGCACCCATCAGCCGAGGAGGCACTCTCACTCACA ACCAGCCTCGTGGTCTGCAGGTGAAGGGTCCCATGGCTCCGGTGCGGAACACTCGTCTGATGGTGTTTGATGAGAATAAGGGCGTGGCCGAGCCCCAGGACCCCCGGATGGAGAGCTGGATGGCCCCGCCCAGCGCCCGACCCAAGGAGAACGAGCAGAAGCCAGACAAGTGGACTAAAGCCAAG TTGCCCAAGACAACCCGCGCTGGTCTCCCAGTGGTGGTTCCTGCTCCGGCTAAGCCCACGTTCCAGCCCTTTGTGGAGGAGTGCGACCAGACCCCAGCTGT CACGCCGTGTAAGATCAACCCGTCGGTGAACTGTGTGCTGTCTGCACGTAAGCCCCACCGTGAGGAGACGCCCCTGAAGAggctgcaggacagacaggcacagCAGGCCCAGCAGCAGGCCGGCGCCGAGGCCACAGGCACCGACGGAAAGCCGCGCGAGCAATTCATGTACTGTAAAGAACTCTTGTTCAACGGAGCCACAGAGTTTTGCTTTGAGGAGCTGCGCGCCGAGCGTTATTACCAGAAGATGGCAAAGAGATCGGCTGCGACTGAAGCCAACTCGAGCCGGGATGGTGAGGGGGCATCAGCTTGGAGTGCAGGAGCTTGCGCTGACTTACCATGTGGCGATGTCAGCTGA